A window of Pelagicoccus enzymogenes contains these coding sequences:
- a CDS encoding DEAD/DEAH box helicase, with protein sequence MPGEEPNNWKAELEDKLGRSFTSTERQQLQAISDLAEEFDWREALYAKDLEPFDPEIKVKVPDPGKPISDGIWVQKPESELELLQYIAFLLQRFESPVPAFLSSLVDTTPIEQALIERARVKETRLWRNRLGNLSQRKYVTPVSTLEIRLKLYGKTLKWEGRQSESEPYFNITAKDFGQWLSKDYGFLERFAPHSLTLCALFQEYYKSTQRARIDLDKPEDCAFLNKLLHHPITKDQIVGSNDLPFPVSETSLRWTGIQNGIGDDGCYVLQLELENGNAAPFPLIYLAGETPLYLCSDILYHGPPLLRPNERPNKLFTIPAAAIEAPEGLLFLRNQKLPLPESVGDDLVCIPMQARLYCQIRKNEEKWAKKTWLDCRLYSVSPDQEYWFLLGSDGWKPSSNPEDEESSVSTPPERTLFEQPPSDYVPEVLEAFDLEEEEDEGLWSRTIEQGFAREFIEWIQEIPDDIQLIPDEELDTLVDGRPAGRYALTVSPDDNADWFNLKLDPQFVDTNLSEEEKQLVMRARGEYTYLPGKGWKRFESEVVDTDKQLLDTLGVHFDEAGSGSHSLHTLQLAEAKLEETAFEEQREAIRKRSKELSAKTAAAVPKGITSELRPYQVEGFKFLAYLAHNNFGGVLADDMGLGKTLQTLTWLTWLKLNRPADEPPFSCLVVCPKSVMHVWQKEVEIHSSVLKISIFDPDVHQAATWQLDGSDILVANYSQLRIRKDLFHQVKWTVTILDEAQYIKNPTSQTAKAARDLKSEHRIALTGTPVENKATDLWSIFSYAMPGLLGSKTSFMKHYKENDPQTPARLSNRVSHFMIRRSKKQVATDLPDRIEESLVCQMEGEQKDLYLAELKLTQQKVLGIDSQSAFAKERFNILASLLRLRQICCHPALVSPEYKSVKSAKLEGLIDLVSELQEEGHKVLIFSQFVEMLKIIAEALDGIGCKHLTLTGQTKNREELVDQFQNEDDITAFLLSLRAAGSGLNLTAASYVVLYDPWWNPAVEAQAIDRTHRIGQKNTVNAYRLIAKDSVEQKIQSLQLKKESLANEIVREEALSDILDLDNLKHVLSQ encoded by the coding sequence ATGCCTGGCGAAGAACCGAACAACTGGAAAGCAGAACTCGAAGACAAGCTCGGACGCTCCTTCACCTCCACCGAGCGCCAACAACTGCAGGCCATCAGCGACCTCGCCGAAGAATTCGATTGGCGCGAAGCCCTCTACGCCAAGGACCTCGAACCCTTCGATCCGGAAATCAAAGTCAAGGTCCCCGATCCCGGCAAACCCATCAGCGACGGGATCTGGGTGCAAAAGCCGGAGAGCGAGCTGGAACTCCTGCAATACATCGCCTTCCTCCTGCAGCGCTTCGAGTCGCCCGTGCCCGCCTTTCTCAGCTCCCTAGTCGACACCACCCCCATCGAACAGGCCCTCATCGAGCGCGCCCGCGTGAAGGAAACGCGTCTCTGGCGCAACCGCCTCGGCAACCTGTCCCAACGCAAGTACGTCACCCCCGTTTCCACTCTGGAGATCCGCCTCAAGCTCTACGGCAAGACCCTCAAATGGGAAGGCCGCCAGTCCGAAAGCGAACCCTACTTCAACATTACCGCCAAGGACTTCGGCCAGTGGCTCTCCAAGGACTACGGCTTCCTAGAGCGCTTCGCCCCCCATAGCCTCACCCTCTGCGCCCTCTTTCAGGAATACTACAAGTCCACCCAGCGAGCCCGCATCGACCTCGACAAACCCGAGGACTGCGCCTTCCTCAACAAGCTGCTCCACCACCCTATCACCAAAGACCAGATCGTCGGATCGAACGACCTGCCCTTTCCCGTATCCGAAACCTCCTTACGCTGGACCGGTATCCAAAACGGAATCGGCGACGACGGCTGCTACGTGCTGCAGCTGGAGCTGGAAAACGGAAACGCCGCCCCCTTCCCCCTCATCTACCTCGCCGGAGAAACGCCCCTCTACCTCTGCAGCGACATCCTCTACCACGGACCTCCCCTGCTCCGTCCCAACGAACGCCCCAACAAGCTTTTCACCATTCCCGCCGCCGCCATCGAGGCGCCCGAAGGGCTACTCTTCCTGCGCAACCAGAAGCTGCCCTTGCCCGAATCCGTGGGCGACGACCTCGTCTGCATTCCCATGCAAGCCCGCCTCTATTGCCAAATCCGCAAGAACGAGGAAAAGTGGGCCAAGAAAACCTGGCTCGACTGCCGGCTCTACTCCGTCTCCCCCGACCAGGAATATTGGTTCCTGCTCGGCAGCGACGGCTGGAAACCGAGCTCCAATCCGGAGGACGAAGAAAGCTCCGTCTCGACTCCTCCCGAACGCACCCTATTCGAGCAGCCGCCAAGCGACTACGTGCCCGAAGTTCTAGAAGCCTTCGACCTCGAGGAAGAGGAAGACGAAGGGCTCTGGAGCCGCACCATCGAACAAGGCTTCGCCCGTGAATTCATCGAGTGGATACAAGAAATCCCCGACGATATCCAACTCATCCCCGACGAGGAACTGGACACCCTGGTCGACGGTCGGCCCGCTGGACGCTACGCCCTCACCGTCTCGCCGGACGACAACGCGGACTGGTTCAACCTGAAGCTCGACCCTCAATTCGTAGACACCAACCTCTCCGAAGAGGAAAAGCAACTGGTGATGCGGGCCCGCGGAGAATACACCTACCTCCCCGGCAAAGGATGGAAGCGCTTCGAAAGCGAAGTCGTCGACACCGACAAGCAATTGCTCGACACCCTCGGCGTGCACTTCGACGAGGCAGGCTCCGGTTCCCATTCCTTGCACACCCTTCAGCTCGCGGAAGCGAAACTGGAAGAAACCGCATTCGAGGAGCAACGCGAGGCCATACGCAAGCGCTCCAAAGAACTCAGCGCCAAGACCGCCGCCGCAGTCCCCAAGGGCATCACCTCCGAATTGCGTCCCTACCAGGTCGAAGGCTTCAAGTTCCTCGCCTACCTCGCCCATAACAATTTTGGCGGCGTCCTCGCCGACGACATGGGTCTCGGTAAAACGCTGCAAACCCTGACTTGGCTCACTTGGCTCAAACTCAACCGGCCCGCTGACGAACCTCCCTTCTCCTGCCTCGTGGTCTGCCCAAAGTCCGTCATGCACGTCTGGCAAAAGGAAGTGGAAATCCACTCCAGCGTGCTGAAGATCTCCATCTTCGACCCGGACGTTCACCAAGCCGCCACCTGGCAACTCGACGGCTCCGACATCCTCGTGGCCAACTACTCCCAGCTGCGCATCCGCAAAGACCTGTTCCATCAAGTCAAATGGACGGTCACCATCCTTGACGAAGCCCAATACATCAAGAACCCGACCTCCCAAACCGCCAAGGCCGCCCGCGACCTTAAGTCCGAGCACCGCATCGCTCTCACCGGCACGCCTGTCGAAAACAAGGCTACCGATCTCTGGTCCATCTTCTCCTACGCCATGCCCGGCCTGCTGGGCAGCAAGACTTCCTTCATGAAGCACTACAAGGAGAACGATCCGCAAACCCCGGCTCGCCTCTCCAATCGCGTATCCCATTTCATGATACGCCGCAGCAAGAAGCAAGTCGCCACCGACCTGCCCGACCGCATCGAGGAATCGCTGGTCTGCCAGATGGAGGGCGAGCAAAAGGACCTCTACCTCGCCGAGCTCAAGCTGACACAGCAAAAGGTGCTCGGCATCGACAGCCAATCCGCTTTCGCCAAGGAGCGCTTCAATATCCTCGCCTCCCTGCTGCGCCTGCGCCAGATTTGCTGCCACCCAGCCTTGGTCAGCCCGGAGTACAAGTCGGTCAAGAGCGCCAAGCTGGAGGGCCTCATCGACCTCGTCTCCGAACTGCAGGAAGAAGGACACAAGGTGCTCATCTTCTCCCAGTTCGTGGAGATGCTCAAGATCATCGCCGAGGCCCTCGATGGCATCGGCTGCAAGCACCTCACCCTCACCGGCCAAACCAAGAACCGCGAGGAGCTGGTCGACCAGTTCCAAAACGAGGACGACATCACCGCCTTCCTGCTTTCCCTAAGAGCAGCCGGTTCCGGCCTCAACCTCACCGCCGCCAGCTACGTGGTGCTCTACGATCCCTGGTGGAACCCCGCAGTCGAGGCCCAGGCCATCGACCGTACCCACCGTATCGGCCAAAAGAATACAGTGAACGCCTACCGCCTCATCGCCAAGGACTCCGTCGAGCAAAAGATCCAAAGCCTGCAGCTTAAGAAAGAAAGCCTCGCCAACGAAATCGTGCGCGAAGAAGCACTCTCCGACATCCTCGACCTCGACAACCTCAAGCACGTGCTCAGCCAGTAG